A window from uncultured Desulfobacter sp. encodes these proteins:
- a CDS encoding biopolymer transporter ExbD, which yields MLNISASRRAAKKSLELNIAPLIDMVFILLIFFLVTTSFVKETGVDISRPTASTAVAKTKSTILIGITRDNTIHLDRREIDVRAVRSGVERAMAENPESSVVIVADKESRTGLVISVMDACKLAGAENVALAASLPEGG from the coding sequence ATGCTGAATATATCCGCATCCAGGCGGGCGGCGAAAAAGAGCCTTGAACTCAATATTGCGCCCCTGATCGATATGGTGTTCATTCTTTTGATCTTTTTTCTGGTCACCACCTCCTTTGTCAAGGAGACCGGGGTGGATATCTCACGGCCCACGGCCAGTACGGCGGTGGCGAAAACCAAATCCACCATTCTCATCGGCATCACCCGGGACAATACCATTCACCTGGACCGCAGGGAAATTGATGTCCGGGCCGTGCGCTCGGGTGTTGAACGGGCCATGGCTGAAAATCCGGAATCCTCGGTGGTCATCGTGGCGGACAAGGAGAGCAGAACCGGTCTTGTGATTTCGGTGATGGATGCCTGTAAACTGGCCGGGGCTGAAAACGTAGCCCTTGCCGCAAGCCTGCCCGAAGGTGGATAG
- a CDS encoding MotA/TolQ/ExbB proton channel family protein produces the protein MDEFFYQMAAYIRSGGVVMVPILCVSIVMWVLIFNRLFFLRRLYVKNMPRAMAGELVKNNQWPEKRYKGANAFLVREFLARRSPVYDPDLDEHILDETVMNLTASLDQYLSLIGVLSAVAPLMGLLGTVVGMMETFDVITVFGTGNVRAMASGISVALVTTQTGLMVSIPGLYMSGWLNRRASNLKHRIASTAMYLKPFIHNRSVSC, from the coding sequence ATGGACGAGTTTTTTTACCAGATGGCTGCGTATATCCGTTCCGGCGGCGTGGTGATGGTGCCCATATTGTGCGTATCCATTGTGATGTGGGTATTGATCTTCAACCGCCTCTTTTTTTTGCGCCGCCTCTATGTGAAAAACATGCCCAGGGCCATGGCCGGGGAACTGGTCAAAAATAACCAGTGGCCCGAAAAGAGATATAAAGGCGCCAACGCCTTTTTGGTTCGCGAATTTTTAGCCCGGCGCAGCCCGGTGTATGACCCGGATCTGGATGAACATATTTTGGATGAAACGGTTATGAATCTGACCGCCTCCCTGGACCAATACCTCTCCTTGATAGGCGTACTCTCTGCCGTGGCACCGCTCATGGGGCTTTTGGGTACGGTGGTGGGAATGATGGAGACCTTTGATGTGATCACCGTATTCGGCACGGGCAATGTCCGGGCCATGGCCTCGGGGATTTCCGTGGCCCTGGTGACCACCCAGACCGGCCTGATGGTCTCCATACCCGGGCTCTACATGAGCGGGTGGCTGAACCGGCGGGCCTCAAATCTTAAACACCGCATCGCCTCTACCGCCATGTATCTTAAACCCTTTATTCACAACAGGAGTGTTTCATGCTGA
- a CDS encoding energy transducer TonB, whose translation MTSFAQPAYGEKSRRFRPGTVLIWITAIVLALGLNVFIFGILPTFIQRVPDAPDNQEVIQAIQVVRIKRPETPPHKKTPPKPPEPPKEVVSATKIVQKQIQRPAIARPNLSVDLNPNLPQLPNSIALGPLSNFSMKADIPQGLFSTSELDMPLQALVRMPASYPLRARRLGIEGWVKVEFIVTSEGRVRDIKVVAAEPKGVFESSVMQSVSQYRFKPGTVDGSAVAVRVITTIRFKMEE comes from the coding sequence ATGACCAGTTTCGCACAGCCGGCATATGGGGAAAAATCCCGCAGATTTCGTCCGGGTACGGTTTTAATCTGGATCACGGCCATTGTTCTGGCCCTGGGGCTTAATGTGTTTATTTTTGGAATTTTGCCGACCTTTATCCAACGGGTGCCCGATGCACCGGATAACCAGGAAGTGATCCAGGCCATCCAGGTTGTCCGGATCAAACGCCCGGAGACGCCGCCGCACAAAAAGACGCCGCCCAAACCGCCTGAGCCGCCCAAGGAGGTGGTGTCAGCCACGAAAATTGTGCAGAAACAAATCCAAAGACCGGCGATTGCCAGGCCGAATCTGTCTGTGGACTTGAACCCCAATCTGCCCCAATTGCCGAACAGCATTGCCCTGGGCCCGCTGTCAAATTTTTCCATGAAAGCAGACATTCCCCAGGGGCTGTTTTCGACCTCAGAACTGGATATGCCCCTGCAGGCGCTGGTGCGGATGCCTGCGTCCTATCCCCTGCGGGCCCGCAGGCTCGGCATTGAGGGCTGGGTTAAAGTGGAATTCATTGTCACCAGTGAGGGCCGGGTGCGGGATATCAAGGTGGTGGCGGCCGAGCCCAAGGGGGTGTTTGAATCCAGTGTAATGCAATCCGTCTCCCAATACCGGTTCAAACCGGGAACCGTGGACGGCAGTGCCGTGGCGGTGCGTGTCATCACCACCATCCGGTTTAAGATGGAGGAGTAA
- a CDS encoding DUF6795 domain-containing protein, whose product MSLLKGEKVCVASGFDGQLLFEGKPLAGVKVVRNFKWKDDKGVSEETVTDQNGMFRFPSHWDELRRILPSQFMVHQQMFVHHGKNPVQIWGGGKMTKGEYEEFKGKPHNLKCEITEKIRRVQLEAGFIGTNCRWEIKE is encoded by the coding sequence ATGTCCTTATTGAAAGGTGAAAAAGTTTGTGTCGCATCAGGATTTGATGGTCAGCTGCTGTTTGAAGGAAAGCCCCTGGCCGGTGTGAAGGTGGTGCGCAATTTTAAATGGAAGGATGATAAAGGGGTCTCTGAAGAGACAGTAACGGATCAAAACGGGATGTTCCGTTTTCCGTCCCACTGGGATGAGCTGCGGCGGATTTTACCGTCACAGTTTATGGTCCACCAGCAGATGTTCGTCCATCACGGGAAGAATCCTGTACAAATCTGGGGCGGGGGAAAGATGACCAAGGGTGAGTATGAAGAATTTAAGGGTAAACCTCACAACCTCAAATGTGAAATCACTGAAAAAATTCGAAGGGTTCAGCTGGAAGCCGGGTTTATCGGAACCAACTGTCGCTGGGAAATAAAAGAGTAG
- a CDS encoding tetratricopeptide repeat protein has translation MDRVLRVCFVSVFMMLSPCILLAAAQEGEPLPFAAGMCANKVAGLMDEKSYAKAIQEIESFQAKADTVDPDTAHKKGYTHYYLDFLLGNCCMMMEKQGAGFVKKATFAYERAVKKYDGFYQGWLNLGQCRYTLKQMGKAAHAFVRGYDTSPEKQGAYLYQAAACYYFNADYHNALEAFNRLMKNHPADVTLDRKELMVNILFSLKKNRQALPYIKELAAKSKGDKQRTWQEVLLYQYMELGMDKEAVAYAGTLTRQEPEEPKWWRALAHIHLEKNRLEKGLEAFMIYSFTTPLTASETKLLADLYAGCNIPLEAARVYEDWLGKIQKSPEGLSGEGTKNMTDRFLAIARAYQQGRDYQAALNWADRGLSQGCDARLLAFKADLLFREKNYKAAYVAYKELAGRERSPGRSWLMAGYAALSCDSPQQAKQAFSLACKSPKVKSAALTALEQIRAMQATEKI, from the coding sequence ATGGATAGAGTGTTGCGGGTTTGCTTTGTGTCTGTTTTCATGATGCTTTCTCCCTGTATATTGTTGGCAGCCGCCCAGGAAGGCGAACCCTTGCCGTTTGCTGCAGGGATGTGTGCAAACAAGGTGGCAGGACTTATGGACGAGAAAAGTTATGCCAAAGCGATTCAAGAGATTGAATCCTTCCAGGCCAAGGCAGACACCGTTGATCCTGACACGGCACATAAAAAGGGGTACACCCATTATTACCTGGATTTTCTCCTGGGCAACTGCTGCATGATGATGGAAAAGCAGGGGGCGGGCTTCGTCAAAAAAGCGACATTCGCCTATGAACGGGCCGTAAAAAAATACGATGGGTTCTACCAGGGATGGCTGAATCTGGGGCAGTGCCGGTATACCCTTAAACAGATGGGCAAGGCGGCCCACGCCTTTGTCCGGGGGTATGATACATCCCCGGAAAAGCAGGGGGCGTATCTTTACCAGGCCGCAGCATGTTACTATTTTAACGCCGATTATCACAATGCCCTGGAGGCCTTTAACCGGCTGATGAAAAACCATCCCGCTGACGTGACCCTTGACCGGAAAGAGTTGATGGTCAACATCCTTTTTTCCCTTAAAAAGAATCGCCAGGCTTTGCCGTATATCAAGGAGCTGGCGGCCAAATCCAAGGGTGATAAACAAAGGACCTGGCAGGAGGTGTTGCTGTATCAGTACATGGAACTCGGCATGGATAAGGAGGCGGTCGCTTATGCCGGGACATTGACCCGGCAGGAACCCGAAGAGCCGAAATGGTGGCGTGCCCTGGCCCATATTCACCTTGAGAAGAACCGCCTTGAAAAAGGACTTGAAGCCTTCATGATCTACAGTTTCACAACGCCGTTGACCGCATCAGAAACCAAACTTTTGGCAGATCTCTATGCCGGGTGCAACATCCCACTGGAAGCGGCCAGGGTCTATGAAGACTGGCTGGGAAAGATTCAAAAAAGCCCGGAGGGCCTCTCTGGAGAGGGAACGAAAAATATGACGGACCGTTTCCTTGCCATCGCCAGGGCCTACCAGCAGGGCAGGGATTACCAGGCCGCCCTTAACTGGGCGGACAGGGGACTATCCCAGGGCTGTGACGCACGGCTTCTGGCCTTTAAGGCAGACCTGCTGTTCCGGGAGAAAAATTACAAGGCCGCATACGTTGCATATAAAGAACTTGCCGGTCGCGAACGCTCCCCGGGCCGCTCCTGGCTTATGGCCGGCTACGCCGCCTTGAGCTGTGATAGCCCCCAACAGGCAAAACAGGCCTTTTCCCTTGCCTGTAAATCTCCCAAGGTAAAATCGGCAGCATTAACAGCTCTGGAACAGATCCGGGCCATGCAGGCCACAGAAAAAATTTAA
- a CDS encoding class I SAM-dependent methyltransferase: MDVTKYDRSARGKNAPLYEYYAKKIKDETCMVSGRCLDAGCGGGYLGLALAGITDLEFTFLDISAEMLEKADAHIVEDGLETRAKTLKADVHEIPLPDGCMDLVISRGSIPFWNDPGKALSEIYRVLAPNGKAFVGGGRGTPEMREQFERNMKKDGGRGPGGKRRQPGGPDDPWQILKRRDFNQILKDVGIPRFSAPIESDGRWIRLWK; encoded by the coding sequence ATGGATGTTACAAAATATGACCGCTCAGCCAGGGGAAAGAATGCCCCTTTGTATGAATATTACGCAAAGAAAATAAAAGATGAAACCTGCATGGTGTCCGGCCGTTGCCTTGATGCCGGATGCGGCGGCGGGTATCTTGGCCTGGCCCTTGCCGGGATCACCGATCTTGAATTTACTTTTCTGGATATCTCGGCTGAAATGCTTGAAAAGGCCGATGCACATATCGTGGAAGACGGGCTTGAAACCCGGGCCAAAACCTTGAAGGCCGATGTTCACGAGATCCCTTTGCCGGACGGGTGCATGGATCTTGTGATCAGCCGCGGCTCCATTCCGTTCTGGAATGATCCGGGCAAGGCATTGTCGGAAATTTACCGGGTATTGGCCCCCAATGGAAAAGCCTTTGTGGGCGGCGGCCGGGGCACCCCTGAAATGCGCGAACAGTTTGAACGGAACATGAAAAAGGACGGGGGGCGCGGCCCGGGTGGCAAAAGACGACAGCCCGGCGGTCCGGACGATCCCTGGCAGATATTGAAACGCCGTGATTTTAATCAAATTCTAAAGGACGTGGGAATTCCCCGCTTCTCTGCGCCCATAGAGTCGGATGGCCGGTGGATACGGCTTTGGAAATAA
- a CDS encoding TonB-dependent receptor: MNCNEIKPKRNIFLGVCLVVALILNTPYAMGAETGDEESQTDVQELEPLTVTGSKRSTRPDLQPDSLTNPYRTEASTEFATEVFTREDIKNFKPKDLNDLIDKAAGIDITYQGRKSPYFIRQRGGGSFTYIIDGAVLPPSVNRILYKFPVASIEELKVVRGATSLTLGPTIPIGASSSGSGINTGFIIIRTRQPEKTEGTLRTSVEKSVGGHPVGYSADLYVGTRMKNEAGTEAYVGVLGSKMDRSSQDTWFDGQESYGGMANAGFSAGKFNLNMMVYQDTGRFEMQRGVLEDGSLDDAKWYYDPLKVRVLSTDGSLKWTSNQVTLFNVFKTDYEQNEHNGYFDSTSVTEKEEYTEETSGFGLRHNARFGGTLVQAGIQMSSSTGYGPNLSKGYNRYDTTVTGFSASVEQSLFNNNLILDLGGRWDEKHIDNSSAARSESLANDDANNDVDMAPAKVVAFGAHWKMTDRVTLDGRYFYGDQGTSGDFDMRLEDDATPHAEKQERIEIGLGVKIVSFFNPTLTWFRVDTENEKSATSDTYETDTGTYYYYTESDTLRQGIELAVQGTICQNTFYKASWTYMLKNESTSDGVTTDEIGLYSPENIFGLTLTHHWNAYRFNLSVKQVDEWTSTRSARSDVTTGGLGGYTRVDANISRDFILRNMLMNVAIFGRNLGDENYSTRYVTGYYPDRGRTLGMEVSFSF; encoded by the coding sequence ATGAATTGTAACGAAATAAAACCAAAAAGAAATATTTTTCTTGGGGTCTGTTTGGTGGTCGCCCTGATTTTAAACACACCCTATGCAATGGGAGCTGAAACCGGAGACGAAGAGTCCCAAACAGACGTTCAGGAATTAGAACCGCTCACGGTGACAGGGTCAAAACGGTCAACCCGGCCGGATCTCCAACCCGACAGTTTGACCAATCCCTACCGGACCGAAGCCAGTACCGAGTTTGCCACTGAGGTGTTCACCCGGGAGGATATTAAAAATTTTAAACCCAAGGACTTGAATGACCTCATTGACAAGGCCGCAGGGATCGATATCACATACCAGGGCCGAAAGAGTCCATATTTTATCCGACAGCGGGGCGGCGGAAGTTTCACCTACATCATTGACGGTGCCGTGCTGCCCCCATCGGTCAACCGGATTCTTTACAAGTTTCCGGTGGCGTCCATTGAAGAGTTGAAAGTCGTCAGAGGCGCCACCTCTCTCACCCTGGGGCCGACCATCCCCATTGGTGCATCCAGTTCGGGATCAGGGATCAACACCGGGTTTATCATTATCCGGACCCGGCAGCCGGAAAAAACCGAAGGCACCTTGCGCACCAGTGTTGAAAAGTCTGTGGGCGGACATCCGGTGGGCTATTCCGCAGACCTGTATGTCGGTACCCGCATGAAGAACGAAGCCGGCACCGAGGCATATGTCGGCGTCCTGGGTTCTAAAATGGACCGGTCAAGCCAGGATACCTGGTTCGACGGCCAGGAGTCCTATGGGGGGATGGCCAATGCCGGATTCTCGGCAGGAAAATTCAACCTCAACATGATGGTGTACCAGGACACAGGACGGTTCGAGATGCAGCGCGGTGTCCTGGAGGATGGAAGCCTGGATGACGCCAAGTGGTACTACGACCCCCTGAAAGTCAGGGTATTGTCAACGGACGGGAGCCTGAAATGGACTTCAAATCAAGTAACGCTTTTTAACGTATTCAAAACCGATTATGAGCAGAATGAACATAACGGATACTTTGATTCCACAAGCGTTACGGAGAAAGAAGAGTACACCGAGGAGACATCCGGATTCGGCCTGCGTCACAATGCCCGGTTCGGCGGCACCCTGGTTCAGGCCGGAATTCAGATGTCCAGCAGCACGGGATATGGCCCCAATCTCAGCAAGGGCTACAACCGGTATGACACAACGGTCACAGGTTTTTCCGCCTCGGTGGAGCAGTCTCTTTTCAATAATAACCTGATCCTGGATCTTGGCGGCCGCTGGGATGAAAAACATATCGACAATTCCAGTGCGGCCAGGAGTGAAAGTTTGGCCAATGATGATGCCAACAATGATGTGGATATGGCCCCGGCAAAAGTGGTTGCCTTTGGTGCTCATTGGAAGATGACAGACCGGGTGACATTGGACGGCCGGTATTTTTACGGGGATCAGGGCACATCCGGTGATTTTGACATGCGGCTGGAAGACGATGCAACGCCCCATGCAGAAAAACAGGAACGCATTGAAATCGGCCTGGGCGTAAAGATTGTTTCCTTTTTTAACCCGACCCTTACCTGGTTTCGCGTTGATACGGAAAATGAAAAAAGCGCCACATCCGACACCTATGAAACGGATACCGGCACCTATTATTATTACACCGAGTCCGACACACTGCGGCAGGGAATAGAGTTGGCGGTTCAGGGAACGATTTGTCAAAATACTTTTTATAAAGCCAGCTGGACCTACATGCTTAAAAACGAGAGCACCAGCGACGGCGTTACAACCGATGAAATCGGTCTCTATTCACCTGAGAATATTTTCGGATTGACCCTGACACACCACTGGAACGCTTACCGCTTCAATCTGTCCGTCAAGCAGGTGGATGAATGGACCAGTACCCGCAGTGCCAGGAGCGACGTAACAACCGGCGGGCTGGGCGGATATACCCGGGTGGATGCCAATATTTCCCGGGATTTTATCTTGCGCAATATGCTCATGAACGTGGCGATTTTTGGACGGAACCTGGGGGATGAAAACTATTCCACACGCTATGTGACAGGATATTACCCGGACCGCGGCCGGACCCTTGGTATGGAAGTCTCTTTCTCTTTTTAA
- a CDS encoding MotA/TolQ/ExbB proton channel family protein, protein MTTSFLLCLILATTVICVPASNVMAADMRKSYAVLEQKRQEMADKAAKELEAAKAEARENALAIKQDKDALISAIAALKAKNSRLQTNNEGLKEKIDVLADEQAKLQSTLEESRMVNKELAGFVKTSAKDLNSLLVQSPQSAFNKDRNSFLNVLVNQERFWSMDDIRQMSDSLFDEILASGEVALRQGMVVDRQGKDRTAQILSIGNFTSFYVLKDDEGRESETGFLLYSDQSSRFFALSKLPSKKIVDQIDTYLAGQSDCVPVDISKGGALRRFTHELNLMDQVPKGGPLVWPILTILGLAVLILLERAVFFWRHQIRIAPFMAKLASLMESGNFQACQALMESNKQGFIPQVLLKALSAKDQTRTDMENVLQEAILAKIPVIERFLSTLGMLAAIAPLMGLLGTVTGMINTFHVITYYGAGDPRMMSGGISEALVTTMLGLTVAIPIMLFHTLLSRRVETQISTIEEKSVALLIWCSRQGTNAGTPRLSTQQTGKRVKERSGWTSFFTRWLRISVPAAW, encoded by the coding sequence GTGACGACTTCTTTTTTGCTTTGCCTCATCCTGGCCACCACGGTTATCTGTGTCCCTGCGTCGAACGTCATGGCAGCAGATATGCGTAAATCCTATGCGGTCCTTGAACAAAAACGCCAGGAAATGGCTGATAAAGCCGCAAAAGAACTTGAGGCGGCCAAGGCCGAAGCCCGGGAAAATGCCTTGGCCATAAAACAGGACAAAGATGCCTTGATTTCGGCCATTGCAGCATTGAAAGCCAAAAACAGCCGTCTTCAGACGAATAACGAGGGGCTTAAGGAAAAAATTGACGTCCTGGCCGACGAACAGGCTAAATTGCAGAGCACTCTTGAAGAGTCCAGAATGGTGAACAAGGAGCTGGCAGGTTTTGTTAAAACCTCTGCCAAGGACCTTAACAGCCTGTTGGTCCAAAGTCCCCAAAGCGCCTTTAACAAGGACCGGAACAGTTTTCTGAACGTCCTGGTCAACCAGGAGCGGTTCTGGTCCATGGATGATATCCGGCAGATGTCCGATAGCCTGTTTGACGAAATTCTGGCGTCGGGAGAGGTGGCTCTGCGCCAGGGCATGGTGGTGGACCGCCAGGGAAAAGACAGGACAGCACAGATTTTGTCCATCGGCAATTTTACATCTTTTTATGTCCTCAAAGATGATGAAGGCCGGGAATCGGAAACAGGCTTTCTGCTCTATTCGGACCAAAGCAGCCGGTTCTTTGCCCTGTCCAAGCTGCCCTCAAAAAAAATCGTTGACCAGATTGATACCTATCTTGCCGGGCAAAGCGATTGTGTGCCTGTGGATATCTCTAAAGGCGGGGCGCTTCGGCGGTTTACCCATGAATTGAATCTGATGGATCAGGTACCCAAGGGCGGGCCGCTTGTCTGGCCCATCCTGACCATTCTCGGACTTGCCGTTCTTATCCTGCTGGAGCGTGCGGTATTCTTTTGGCGTCACCAGATCCGGATTGCGCCGTTTATGGCAAAACTCGCCTCGCTGATGGAATCCGGAAACTTTCAGGCGTGCCAGGCGTTGATGGAGTCCAATAAGCAGGGCTTCATTCCCCAGGTTTTGCTCAAGGCCCTGTCTGCAAAGGATCAGACTCGCACGGATATGGAGAATGTGCTCCAGGAGGCGATACTGGCCAAGATCCCCGTCATTGAACGGTTTTTGTCCACCCTGGGCATGCTGGCCGCCATTGCGCCGCTCATGGGGCTTTTGGGAACGGTGACAGGGATGATTAATACCTTCCATGTAATCACCTATTACGGGGCCGGGGACCCCAGGATGATGTCAGGCGGTATCTCCGAGGCCCTGGTCACCACCATGCTCGGATTGACTGTGGCCATTCCCATTATGCTGTTCCACACACTGTTGTCCCGGCGTGTGGAAACCCAGATCAGCACCATTGAGGAAAAATCTGTGGCTTTGTTAATATGGTGTTCAAGGCAAGGAACGAATGCCGGGACACCGAGGCTTTCAACACAACAGACGGGAAAAAGGGTTAAGGAACGATCCGGATGGACGAGTTTTTTTACCAGATGGCTGCGTATATCCGTTCCGGCGGCGTGGTGA
- a CDS encoding DUF3450 domain-containing protein, whose product MGCKTHQSSRDYGCAWARRAVMFCLLIFPAWFGSAAHAQVSVPKDIEAPVDKAVDTRQATQATREKWDAQRQKLAEEYDRLKAENEQLAFANKNLSQQLGELEKSTQDLAREKEETLRIRTELAPFLKEQLERLKSLVAADAPFLSRERKDRLARLAVILDDPEITIAEKYRKMMEALFVEAEYGNTVEVYREKIVVDGTQVLADIFRMGRVALFFLALDRESAGLFDVANNQWHTLDKTRVPAVEAVVEMAGKHRPMEVVTMPIGAIAPEKWAQQ is encoded by the coding sequence ATGGGATGTAAAACGCATCAGTCATCCAGGGATTATGGTTGCGCATGGGCAAGGCGCGCGGTCATGTTCTGTCTGCTCATATTCCCGGCATGGTTTGGATCTGCAGCCCACGCCCAGGTATCCGTGCCAAAGGATATTGAAGCCCCGGTTGACAAGGCCGTGGATACCCGTCAGGCCACCCAGGCGACCCGGGAAAAATGGGATGCCCAACGTCAAAAGCTTGCGGAGGAATATGACCGCTTGAAAGCGGAAAATGAGCAGTTGGCCTTTGCCAATAAAAACTTGAGCCAACAGCTCGGGGAACTGGAAAAATCGACCCAGGATCTTGCCCGGGAAAAAGAGGAGACCCTGCGGATCAGAACTGAACTGGCCCCGTTTCTAAAAGAACAGCTTGAACGCCTGAAATCCCTTGTGGCCGCCGACGCCCCATTCTTATCCCGGGAACGCAAGGATCGGCTGGCCCGGCTGGCCGTAATTCTGGATGACCCGGAGATCACCATTGCGGAGAAATACAGAAAAATGATGGAAGCCCTGTTTGTGGAGGCCGAATACGGCAACACGGTGGAGGTGTACCGGGAAAAAATTGTTGTGGACGGTACACAGGTTCTTGCTGACATTTTTCGCATGGGTCGGGTGGCCTTATTTTTTCTGGCCCTGGACCGTGAAAGCGCAGGGCTTTTTGACGTGGCAAACAACCAATGGCACACCTTGGACAAAACCCGGGTGCCGGCTGTTGAGGCAGTTGTGGAAATGGCGGGCAAGCACCGGCCCATGGAGGTGGTCACCATGCCCATCGGGGCCATTGCTCCGGAAAAGTGGGCGCAGCAATGA
- a CDS encoding radical SAM protein, giving the protein MANLTCHICEQGCVLAEGKTGVCGMYEQKNGRIEERFADQYLVACPISIETMPILHYFPGGKFLQISTTGCNFNCPGCISTTIVREMPRESRVFQTLTPEQIVEKAIQEGCMGIAFLMNDPLASFPTFLRVAKLARAKGLQVGCSSNTYFTETSLVQITPYLNFINVGMKGFLDNAYYRCGASSGIAPVLRNIRTLVASGVHVEISAILMKDNEEELADLAMFIAQISPTIPFQVMRFIPFENADISQEPTVCEAEEFCRTLRKILPFVYLFNTPGTELLHTTCPKCNLTVYRRNFYGPMGAKPYGVLPASENDGKCPQCRCDLNMIGASSDSAFQEGDFEGGYPFTRALEIVEAMLIAMGVRDKRKLAKAWESLLEKGGLKKLHHGIQTPRTYIETVRRFGKIADASESAEDLAGFLEEKLAYINAGVSMATHLPRVYYTMAKPLFYINHERLENQLVETAGGISVNKSMDSVGRPGRNFTKERLVALNPDVIFISAFISNSVTDFCEECLQLDIQVNAVKKEQIYTPPSPGWDFGSPRWILGLMFMANVLHPEIFNFNVMEEAKRFYRRFYQMDFSLPHVNRSFSKPDREWQWA; this is encoded by the coding sequence ATGGCAAATTTAACGTGTCATATCTGCGAACAGGGCTGCGTTCTTGCCGAAGGAAAAACCGGCGTATGCGGCATGTACGAACAAAAAAACGGGCGCATTGAAGAACGGTTCGCCGACCAGTACCTGGTTGCCTGCCCCATCTCCATTGAAACCATGCCCATTCTGCACTATTTCCCCGGGGGAAAGTTCCTCCAGATCAGCACCACCGGCTGCAATTTCAATTGCCCGGGCTGTATTTCCACCACCATTGTCCGGGAAATGCCCCGGGAGAGCCGGGTGTTTCAAACCCTGACACCGGAACAGATCGTTGAAAAAGCGATCCAGGAAGGTTGCATGGGCATTGCGTTTTTAATGAATGATCCTTTGGCCTCTTTTCCGACATTTCTGCGTGTGGCAAAATTGGCGCGGGCCAAAGGGCTTCAGGTAGGCTGTTCTTCAAATACCTATTTTACTGAAACGTCTCTGGTCCAGATCACACCGTATCTGAATTTCATTAACGTCGGCATGAAAGGGTTTTTGGATAACGCCTATTATCGGTGTGGGGCCTCATCCGGGATTGCGCCGGTTTTGCGCAACATCCGGACTCTGGTCGCTTCCGGTGTCCATGTTGAGATCTCGGCCATCCTGATGAAAGACAATGAAGAAGAACTCGCAGATCTGGCCATGTTTATTGCACAGATCTCCCCAACCATCCCGTTTCAGGTGATGCGGTTTATTCCCTTTGAAAATGCGGACATCTCCCAGGAACCCACGGTATGTGAGGCCGAAGAGTTCTGCAGAACGCTTCGAAAAATACTGCCCTTTGTCTACCTGTTCAATACCCCGGGCACCGAACTGCTTCATACCACCTGCCCCAAATGCAACCTGACGGTTTACAGGCGCAATTTTTACGGTCCCATGGGCGCAAAACCCTATGGGGTGCTCCCGGCATCCGAGAACGATGGTAAATGCCCCCAATGCCGGTGTGATCTGAACATGATCGGGGCATCCTCGGATTCCGCCTTTCAGGAAGGTGACTTTGAAGGGGGATATCCGTTTACCCGTGCCCTGGAAATTGTGGAAGCCATGCTGATTGCCATGGGTGTGCGTGACAAAAGAAAATTGGCAAAGGCCTGGGAGTCGCTTCTTGAAAAGGGGGGCTTAAAAAAACTGCACCATGGGATTCAAACCCCCCGGACCTATATTGAAACAGTTCGGCGTTTCGGTAAAATTGCCGATGCATCTGAATCCGCAGAAGATCTGGCCGGATTTCTGGAAGAAAAACTGGCATACATCAACGCCGGTGTCTCAATGGCGACCCATTTGCCGCGTGTCTACTATACCATGGCAAAGCCGCTTTTTTACATTAATCACGAAAGATTGGAAAACCAGTTGGTGGAAACGGCCGGGGGGATCAGTGTGAACAAATCCATGGATTCAGTCGGGCGGCCCGGCCGGAATTTTACAAAGGAGCGATTGGTCGCGCTCAATCCGGATGTCATTTTCATTTCGGCGTTTATTTCCAACTCTGTGACCGATTTTTGCGAAGAGTGCCTGCAATTGGACATTCAGGTCAATGCGGTGAAAAAAGAACAGATTTATACGCCCCCTTCACCGGGGTGGGATTTCGGTAGTCCCCGTTGGATCCTGGGATTGATGTTCATGGCCAATGTGCTGCACCCGGAAATATTTAATTTTAATGTCATGGAAGAGGCGAAACGCTTTTACCGAAGATTTTATCAAATGGATTTTTCTCTGCCCCATGTCAACCGGTCGTTCAGCAAGCCGGACAGGGAATGGCAGTGGGCATAA